From the genome of Sphingobacterium kitahiroshimense, one region includes:
- a CDS encoding fumarate reductase/succinate dehydrogenase flavoprotein subunit, whose protein sequence is MLDSKVPAGPLAQKWSKHKFEMKLVNPANKRKFTIIVVGTGLAGASAAASLAELGYNVKTFCYQDSPRRAHSIAAQGGINAAKDYQNDGDSVFRLFYDTIKGGDYRAREANVYRLAEVSTNIIDQCVAQGVPFAREYGGLLDNRSFGGAQVSRTFYARGQTGQQLLLGAYSALNRQIHKGKVKSYTRHEMLDLVKIDGQARGIITRDLVTGKIESHEGHAVLLCTGGYGNVFFLSTNAMGCNVTAAWRAHKRGALFANPCYTQIHPTCIPVTGDHQSKLTLMSESLRNDGRVWVPRTVELAQKLQKGELKAVDIKEEDRDYFLERKYPSFGNLVPRDVASRNAKEAVDEGRGVGKTGVAVFLDFAEAIGRLGEDTVREKYGNLFDMYYQITDENPYKQPMRIYPAVHYTMGGVWVDYNLMTTVPGLYALGECNFSDHGANRLGASALMQGLSDGYFVIPYTVGDYLANLGSFAPIDKNHPAFEETRKEVETRINALLALNGTKTVDDLHKELGLIMWEYCGMARTAEGLTKAKGLIQNLKKEFWSNAKVLGENEELNMSLEKAGRVADFIELGELMVDDALNRRESCGGHFRLESQTEEGEALRIDEEFTYVSAWEFKGENQPEVLHKEELVFENVKLTQRSYK, encoded by the coding sequence ATGTTAGATTCAAAAGTACCTGCGGGGCCATTGGCCCAAAAATGGTCAAAACATAAATTTGAAATGAAGCTGGTTAACCCTGCTAACAAACGTAAATTCACAATTATCGTTGTTGGGACAGGATTGGCAGGAGCTTCTGCAGCTGCTTCTTTAGCAGAATTAGGTTACAATGTAAAGACTTTCTGTTATCAAGATTCACCTCGTCGTGCGCACTCAATCGCGGCACAAGGTGGTATTAATGCTGCAAAAGATTATCAAAATGACGGTGACTCTGTTTTCCGCTTATTTTATGATACTATTAAAGGTGGTGATTACCGTGCTCGTGAGGCAAACGTTTATCGTTTAGCAGAAGTATCGACTAACATCATCGATCAATGTGTGGCTCAAGGTGTTCCTTTTGCTCGTGAATATGGTGGTTTATTAGATAACCGCTCATTCGGTGGTGCCCAAGTATCACGTACATTCTACGCGCGTGGTCAAACAGGACAACAATTATTATTAGGCGCATATTCGGCTTTAAACCGTCAAATTCATAAAGGTAAAGTAAAATCATACACTCGTCATGAAATGCTTGACCTTGTTAAAATTGATGGACAAGCTCGTGGTATCATTACTCGTGACCTAGTTACAGGTAAAATCGAATCACATGAAGGTCATGCTGTATTATTGTGTACTGGTGGATACGGTAACGTTTTCTTCCTTTCGACTAATGCAATGGGATGTAATGTAACTGCTGCTTGGAGAGCTCACAAACGTGGTGCTTTATTTGCAAATCCTTGTTATACTCAAATTCACCCAACTTGTATTCCTGTTACCGGTGATCACCAATCAAAATTAACTTTGATGTCAGAATCATTGCGTAATGATGGTCGTGTATGGGTTCCGAGAACAGTTGAATTGGCACAAAAACTTCAAAAAGGAGAACTGAAAGCTGTTGATATCAAAGAGGAAGATAGAGATTATTTCTTAGAGCGTAAGTACCCATCTTTTGGTAACTTGGTACCTCGTGATGTGGCTTCTCGTAATGCTAAAGAAGCAGTGGATGAGGGACGTGGTGTTGGTAAAACAGGTGTTGCTGTATTCTTAGACTTTGCGGAAGCAATCGGTCGTTTGGGAGAAGATACTGTACGTGAAAAATATGGTAACTTATTCGACATGTACTACCAGATTACAGACGAAAACCCGTACAAACAACCTATGCGTATCTACCCTGCTGTTCACTACACTATGGGTGGTGTATGGGTTGATTATAACTTAATGACAACTGTCCCTGGATTATATGCGTTAGGAGAATGTAATTTCTCTGATCACGGAGCTAACCGTTTAGGAGCTTCTGCTTTAATGCAAGGATTATCGGATGGTTACTTTGTTATTCCTTATACTGTTGGAGATTACTTAGCAAACTTAGGTTCTTTTGCCCCTATTGATAAAAATCATCCTGCTTTCGAAGAAACTCGTAAAGAGGTTGAAACTAGAATCAATGCGCTATTAGCCTTGAATGGTACTAAAACTGTTGATGATCTTCATAAAGAATTAGGTTTGATCATGTGGGAATACTGTGGTATGGCCCGTACAGCTGAAGGATTAACTAAAGCTAAAGGATTGATCCAAAACCTGAAAAAAGAATTCTGGTCTAATGCCAAGGTATTAGGTGAAAATGAAGAGTTAAACATGTCTCTTGAAAAAGCTGGCCGTGTTGCTGATTTCATCGAATTGGGCGAATTAATGGTTGATGATGCATTGAACCGCAGAGAATCTTGTGGTGGTCACTTCCGCTTAGAATCTCAAACTGAAGAAGGTGAAGCTTTACGTATTGACGAAGAGTTTACTTACGTATCTGCTTGGGAATTCAAAGGTGAAAATCAACCAGAAGTTCTTCATAAAGAAGAGTTAGTTTTCGAAAACGTTAAATTAACACAAAGAAGTTATAAATAA
- a CDS encoding succinate dehydrogenase/fumarate reductase iron-sulfur subunit yields MSAHMNLTLKVWRQKNDKSKGQFVTVQANDIADDMSFLEMLDIVNDELTRKGEDPIYFDHDCREGICGMCSLVINGRPHGPKYGITTCQLHMRSFHDGQTIVIEPWRAAAFPVLKDLAVDRTSFDRIQQAGGYTNVNTGGAQDANNILIPKRIADEAFESATCIGCGACVAACKNASAMLFVSAKISQFALLPQGQTERYERAQAMVDQMDAEGFGNCTNTGACEAECPKGIKLTNIARMNREYLGAKLFREEDIHG; encoded by the coding sequence ATGAGTGCACATATGAATTTAACGCTAAAAGTTTGGCGTCAAAAAAACGATAAATCTAAAGGTCAATTCGTAACTGTACAAGCAAATGATATCGCCGATGATATGTCATTCTTAGAAATGCTTGATATCGTAAATGATGAATTGACTCGCAAGGGAGAAGATCCTATTTACTTTGATCATGACTGTCGCGAAGGTATTTGCGGAATGTGTTCATTAGTGATCAACGGACGTCCACACGGACCAAAATATGGTATCACTACTTGTCAATTACACATGCGTTCATTCCACGATGGACAAACAATTGTTATTGAGCCTTGGAGAGCAGCTGCTTTTCCAGTTTTAAAAGATTTAGCGGTAGATCGTACATCATTTGACCGTATCCAACAAGCGGGTGGTTATACAAACGTAAATACGGGTGGTGCACAAGATGCAAATAACATTTTGATTCCAAAACGTATTGCGGATGAGGCTTTCGAGTCTGCGACATGTATCGGTTGTGGGGCTTGTGTTGCAGCTTGTAAAAATGCTTCAGCAATGCTTTTTGTTTCTGCTAAAATATCTCAATTCGCGTTATTACCTCAAGGTCAAACAGAACGTTATGAGCGTGCTCAGGCGATGGTTGATCAAATGGATGCGGAAGGATTTGGTAACTGTACTAATACTGGCGCTTGCGAAGCGGAGTGTCCTAAAGGTATCAAATTGACTAATATCGCTCGAATGAATCGCGAGTACCTAGGTGCTAAGCTTTTCAGAGAAGAGGATATCCACGGATAA
- a CDS encoding sensor histidine kinase, whose protein sequence is MPISSKIRILLILLTLSFIVTAITLQKSITSKDILNFETANLESKIHEKEEVIDELFADPIILKTFKNAEKYPEQSYHILEKYNKDEGIALFIFKNHELLLWSTNLFVPLTDAGLKNPVNYIATNDRSFVVKKKEIGNTTVLAYVMVKKYFNINNEYFTKAFSPLITKSTNIEIADYDDNVSIKNIYSKDKTYLFSIKLKSGQVQNIFSILQTLCWILAATCFITLIHNLAKLLVNKEKIIPGILLYLTALIVLRYLDLNSNWLNIHANLGIFNPKNYAYNYLFPNIWGLLITVFFIFLFILFLYNIKDSFSIEKYLKKKGSKIIFAVLSILSVYFFFTILYRTLGTLITHSTTTVVDFTKLVELNIFTWIDLFIMCVSLVTLILYIDLVISNIKKLQISDTVLINIHLSCLILFILIGTSLSENNGLVNILLALIILIRSFNSFLKKKFRLATHIIVIILLSTIFSIYHGHFFKMKKLENMKLFISNLEAEDDINAISLYTEIEKDILNDEQLKHLFKISLPNTNTQTISEYIEKKYLSGYLSRYEFLGFYYNNNKELAPYKNNKVDEYREKVIKNSLKISNNFYRLNSELGTHEYFSIINIQIDKQNTVSLYLNLKNRSFNYSLPYPDILVDSRLNKMEAQSFNNSSIALFKDGNLVTQYGKYNYPSHDNGYPKKLGEYINLDSRDDYFHIMYRPNNYTTFLVSYPKETPWEYLATASFLFLVIFIFFSISSCVRYGFKILKNKSFKIRSIKYHFLFLVNSIQYSSRIQTLFISSIVLAILISGIISFVSISMQLSYNNTLEREKTVTDISKRLESIVSTASTAEEKEERLIYYLKLLSESLSKDFSLYSKSGRLLFSSQPKIYDLNILSTFINPSAFRKLSLLKKSETIEEEVVGDFRYESSYATIRDENYATIAYLGIPNFNAQKDDNLNKNLLLNTLINIYSLIIIGFGFYAAFVANKITEPLNLISKKIAQTNLGQQNEPLFWQRNDEIGGLIKEYNLMILKLEDYANKIKDNERESTWREMAQQVAHEIKNPLTPMKLGIQQLTKSYHDNDAKFEERFKRITASFIEQINSLTHIAKEFSAFAKLPDTKYEKVNLVEKINKSIAVYSQNPHAQIQLMNQTNQASIFVEADRDQLLRTFNNLLKNAIEAGFGKRKIKIDISISNGEHDTYIIKIKDNGLGIPQEMRAKIFEINFTTKSSGTGLGLVFVKKTIEAMGGTVKFDSIEDQGTTFQITVPKYRGS, encoded by the coding sequence GTGCCGATATCCTCCAAAATAAGAATTTTACTTATACTGCTGACGCTAAGCTTTATCGTTACTGCTATTACTTTACAAAAGTCTATTACTAGTAAAGATATCTTAAATTTTGAAACCGCCAATCTAGAATCTAAAATTCATGAAAAAGAAGAAGTAATTGATGAATTATTTGCGGATCCAATTATTTTAAAAACATTCAAAAATGCAGAAAAATATCCTGAGCAGTCATATCATATACTTGAAAAGTATAATAAAGATGAGGGAATCGCACTTTTTATTTTTAAAAACCATGAACTTCTACTCTGGAGTACAAACCTATTTGTACCGCTAACTGATGCTGGACTCAAAAATCCGGTCAACTATATAGCGACTAATGATCGCTCATTTGTTGTTAAAAAGAAGGAGATCGGAAATACGACAGTTTTAGCCTATGTTATGGTTAAAAAGTATTTCAACATTAATAACGAATATTTCACTAAAGCATTTTCTCCTTTAATAACAAAGAGTACAAACATCGAAATTGCTGATTATGATGATAATGTAAGCATCAAAAATATTTACAGCAAAGACAAAACTTACTTATTTTCTATTAAACTAAAATCTGGTCAGGTACAAAATATTTTTAGTATCCTTCAAACACTCTGCTGGATACTCGCTGCAACATGTTTTATCACTTTAATACATAATCTCGCGAAACTACTCGTAAATAAGGAAAAAATAATACCTGGAATTTTACTCTATCTTACAGCATTAATTGTATTACGTTATCTAGACCTTAATTCTAATTGGTTGAATATCCATGCTAATTTGGGCATATTTAATCCTAAAAATTATGCCTATAACTACCTTTTTCCAAATATCTGGGGACTACTTATTACAGTCTTTTTCATATTTCTTTTCATATTATTTCTATATAATATCAAAGACTCATTTTCAATTGAGAAGTATCTGAAAAAGAAAGGCTCGAAAATAATCTTTGCAGTTCTTTCCATCCTAAGTGTCTATTTCTTCTTTACTATTCTTTACAGAACTTTAGGGACACTCATTACACACTCCACTACAACTGTGGTAGATTTCACAAAACTTGTTGAGCTAAATATATTTACATGGATCGACCTTTTTATTATGTGCGTAAGTCTCGTCACATTAATATTATATATCGATCTGGTTATTTCTAATATAAAAAAATTACAGATATCAGATACGGTATTAATTAATATACACTTGAGTTGTCTCATCTTATTTATTTTGATCGGGACTTCATTAAGTGAAAATAATGGGCTCGTTAATATCCTACTTGCACTTATAATATTAATAAGATCATTCAATTCGTTTCTAAAAAAGAAGTTCAGACTAGCTACACATATCATCGTTATCATTCTTTTATCTACAATCTTTTCCATTTACCATGGACATTTCTTCAAAATGAAAAAACTGGAGAACATGAAGCTTTTTATCAGCAATTTAGAAGCAGAAGATGACATTAATGCTATTTCATTATATACTGAAATTGAAAAAGATATTTTAAATGACGAGCAACTCAAACATTTATTTAAAATAAGTTTACCAAACACCAATACACAAACCATAAGTGAATACATTGAAAAAAAATATCTTAGTGGGTATCTTTCTAGATATGAATTTTTGGGATTTTACTACAATAACAATAAGGAGCTTGCTCCTTACAAAAACAATAAAGTAGATGAGTACAGAGAAAAAGTTATTAAAAACTCATTAAAGATTAGTAATAATTTCTACAGATTAAACAGCGAACTGGGAACTCATGAGTATTTTTCTATTATCAATATTCAAATTGATAAACAAAACACTGTCTCTCTATACCTTAATCTAAAGAATAGATCATTTAATTACAGCCTGCCTTATCCGGACATACTAGTTGATTCCAGATTAAATAAAATGGAGGCACAGTCATTTAATAATAGTTCCATCGCATTGTTTAAAGATGGGAATTTAGTGACCCAATATGGAAAATATAACTACCCAAGTCATGACAATGGTTATCCGAAGAAATTGGGAGAATATATTAATTTGGATAGTAGGGATGATTATTTTCATATCATGTACAGGCCTAATAATTATACTACTTTTTTAGTTAGTTATCCAAAAGAGACACCATGGGAATATTTAGCTACCGCATCATTTTTATTTCTGGTTATTTTTATCTTTTTTTCTATCTCTTCCTGTGTTAGATATGGCTTTAAAATTTTAAAGAATAAATCATTCAAAATCAGAAGCATAAAGTACCATTTCCTTTTTTTAGTAAATAGTATACAATACAGTTCCAGAATACAAACATTGTTTATATCCTCCATCGTGCTGGCAATTTTGATCTCTGGAATTATATCTTTCGTAAGTATAAGTATGCAACTTTCGTATAATAATACTTTGGAAAGAGAAAAGACTGTAACAGATATTAGTAAAAGACTTGAAAGTATAGTTAGTACAGCGTCTACTGCTGAAGAAAAAGAAGAAAGATTGATCTATTATCTGAAATTATTATCAGAATCGCTTTCAAAAGATTTTTCACTCTATTCAAAATCGGGCCGTCTATTATTCAGTTCACAACCCAAGATTTATGATTTAAATATTTTATCAACGTTTATTAACCCGAGTGCATTTAGAAAACTCTCCCTTCTTAAAAAATCAGAGACTATTGAAGAGGAGGTCGTTGGTGATTTTAGGTACGAATCCAGTTATGCAACTATTAGAGATGAAAACTATGCTACTATAGCGTATCTGGGTATACCAAATTTTAATGCACAGAAAGATGATAACTTAAATAAAAACCTACTTTTAAACACATTAATTAATATCTATTCTCTAATAATCATTGGATTTGGTTTTTACGCGGCTTTTGTTGCCAATAAAATCACAGAACCATTAAATTTGATCAGTAAAAAAATAGCCCAAACAAATCTTGGACAACAAAATGAACCTTTATTTTGGCAACGCAATGATGAGATTGGTGGGCTTATTAAAGAATACAATTTAATGATATTAAAACTTGAGGATTATGCAAATAAAATAAAGGATAATGAAAGGGAGTCTACTTGGCGAGAAATGGCACAGCAAGTTGCTCATGAGATCAAAAATCCACTGACACCAATGAAACTTGGGATCCAACAATTGACAAAATCTTATCATGATAACGATGCAAAATTTGAGGAGCGTTTTAAACGTATCACTGCATCTTTTATTGAACAAATCAATAGTTTAACCCATATAGCTAAAGAATTCTCAGCCTTTGCAAAATTACCAGATACTAAATATGAAAAGGTCAATTTGGTGGAAAAAATTAATAAATCAATTGCTGTATATAGTCAAAATCCGCATGCTCAGATTCAATTAATGAATCAAACAAATCAGGCTTCTATATTTGTAGAAGCTGACCGGGATCAATTATTAAGAACGTTTAATAACTTACTGAAAAATGCTATTGAAGCAGGTTTTGGAAAAAGGAAAATAAAAATTGATATCAGCATTTCAAATGGAGAACATGATACATACATTATTAAAATAAAGGATAACGGCCTAGGTATTCCACAAGAAATGCGGGCAAAAATCTTTGAAATTAACTTTACGACTAAAAGCTCCGGAACGGGACTTGGGTTAGTTTTTGTTAAGAAAACAATTGAAGCCATGGGTGGAACTGTAAAATTCGATTCTATAGAGGATCAGGGAACGACATTTCAAATTACTGTACCGAAATACAGAGGTTCATAG